The Thamnophis elegans isolate rThaEle1 chromosome Z, rThaEle1.pri, whole genome shotgun sequence genome contains a region encoding:
- the NAGLU gene encoding alpha-N-acetylglucosaminidase → MSRPLLLLLWAAAAAANSRPLWQWEAMARLQPEAEEARQATAVRELLERLLGPRAASAFAVSVNRSLAGPGGLDTYRLSSNRPNTINVSGSSGVAAASGIYHYLKDFCGCHVSWSGAQLRLPQSLPPVSAEIIVTSPNRFRFYQNVCTYSYSFVWWNWDRWEQEIDWMALHGINMPLAFTGQEAIWQRVYLSLGLKQSEIDEYFTGPAFLAWNRMGNLHSWAGPLPFSWHQKKLNLQYRILERMRSLGMLTVLPAFSGHIPQGILRVFPQVNATRLGNWSHFDCTYSCAYLLSPEDPMFQVIGTLFLKEIIKEFGTDHVYSADTFNEMRPLSSNTTYLSKVSTAVFHSMTGVDPYAIWLMQGWLFQHQRDFWQPAQVKALLQGVPIGRMLVLDLFAESKPVYLWTESFYGQPFIWCMLHNFGGNHGLFGMVESINQGPFEARHFVNSTMIGIGLTPEGIEQNDVIYELMTDLGWLKEPVNLQQWVATYSIQRYGAKNMQVIKAWQLLFQSVYNCSGPCVNHNHSPLVHRPSFRMNTEVWYNKSDVYEAWQLFQNTSGELGNSSTFCYDLVDVVRQVLQQRVSDYYLEIKQAFQKRVLSQLLVTGSVLIYDLLPDLDTLLSSDRHFLLGGWLETAHKMATSKEEEQFYDFNARNQLTLWGPDGNILDYANKQLAGLILDYYRKRWKLFIVTLVKCLNSGTPFHQDQFNQAILKVERRFIYNGKQYPSKPIGNTLDIATEIYHKYYPLP, encoded by the exons ATGTCGCGTCCGCTGTTGCTTTTGCTTTGGGCCGCCGCAGCCGCTGCTAATTCCCGGCCTTTGTGGCAATGGGAAGCGATGGCTCGCTTGCAGCCGGAGGCGGAAGAAGCCCGTCAGGCAACAGCGGTGCGGGAACTCCTGGAGCGGCTTTTGGGCCCGAGGGCAGCTTCTGCCTTCGCGGTATCCGTGAACCGGTCTTTGGCCGGGCCTGGCGGTCTCGATACATACCGGCTGAGCTCGAATAGGCCGAACACGATAAACGTCTCTGGCTCCAGTGGAGTGGCCGCCGCCTCGGGGATCTACCATTACTTGAAGGACTTCTGCGGCTGCCACGTGTCCTGGTCTGGGGCGCAGCTCCGACTGCCGCAGAGTTTGCCCCCTGTCTCCGCAGAGATTATCGTCACCAGCCCCAACAG GTTCCGCTTCTATCAAAATGTCTGCACTTACAGCTATTCCTTTGTGTGGTGGAACTGGGACCGCTGGGAACAGGAGATTGACTGGATGGCGCTCCATGGTATTAACATGCCACTGGCATTCACCGGGCAGGAAGCCATCTGGCAGCGA GTGTATTTGTCGCTGGGTCTAAAGCAATCAGAAATTGATGAGTACTTCACTGGTCCTGCTTTCCTAGCTTGGAACCGGATGGGGAATTTGCACTCTTGGGCAGGACCGTTGCCCTTCTCCTGGCATCAGAAAAAACTAAATTTGCAG TACAGGATCCTAGAGAGGATGAGATCTCTGGGCATGTTGACAGTGCTTCCCGCATTCTCTGGGCATATCCCTCAAGGCATTCTCAG AGTTTTTCCACAGGTGAATGCCACACGGCTGGGTAACTGGAGCCATTTTGATTGCACCTATTCCTGTGCTTACCTCTTGTCACCTGAAGACCCCATGTTTCAGGTCATAGGGACCCTCTTTCTAAAGGAGATTATCAAAGAGTTTGGTACAGATCATGTATATAGCGCTGACACCTTCAATGAGATGCGCCCACTTTCATCAAATACCACCTACCTCTCCAAGGTCAGCACAGCTGTCTTCCACTCCATGACTGGAG TTGACCCCTACGCCATATGGCTGATGCAAGGTTGGCTTTTCCAACACCAGAGAGACTTCTGGCAACCTGCTCAAGTTAAAGCCCTTCTTCAAGGTGTACCAATAGGCAGGATGCTGGTGCTGGACCTCTTTGCTGAATCTAAGCCTGTCTACCTCTGGACTGAGTCCTTCTATGGGCAGCCTTTCATTTGGTGCATGCTTCACAACTTTGGTGGGAACCATGGCCTCTTTGGCATGGTGGAGAGCATCAACCAAGGTCCTTTTGAAGCCAGGCATTTTGTCAACTCCACTATGATTGGCATTGGCCTCACTCCCGAAGGTATTGAGCAAAATGATGTGATCTACGAACTCATGACAGATTTAGGTTGGCTCAAGGAGCCAGTAAATCTACAACAGTGGGTTGCCACATACAGTATACAGCGCTATGGTGCCAAAAACATGCAGGTAATAAAGGCCTGGCAACTGCTATTCCAGAGTGTCTACAATTGTTCAGGGCCTTGTGTAAATCACAACCACAGCCCCCTTGTCCACCGTCCTTCTTTTCGGATGAACACGGAGGTCTGGTACAATAAGAGTGATGTCTACGAAGCCTGGCAGCTGTTTCAAAATACTTCTGGTGAACTGGGCAACAGCAGCACCTTCTGCTATGACCTCGTGGATGTGGTACGTCAGGTTCTTCAGCAGCGAGTGAGTGATTACTATTTGGAAATCAAACAGGCTTTTCAGAAACGTGTGCTGTCACAACTCCTGGTTACTGGTAGTGTCCTAATCTATGACCTTCTTCCAGACCTGGACACTCTTCTCTCCAGTGACAGACATTTTTTGCTGGGAGGATGGCTGGAAACTGCCCACAAAATGGCCACCAGCAAAGAAGAGGAACAGTTTTATGATTTCAATGCACGCAACCAGCTAACTCTTTGGGGACCTGATGGCAACATTTTGGACTATGCCAACAAACAGCTTGCAGGGCTGATCCTGGACTATTACAGAAAGCGTTGGAAGCTTTTCATTGTCACCTTGGTGAAATGCCTCAATTCTGGAACACCTTTTCACCAGGATCAATTTAACCAAGCTATCCTCAAAGTAGAAAGGAGATTTATCTACAATGGAAAACAGTATCCATCAAAACCTATTGGCAATACGCTAGACATAGCTACAGAGATATATCATAAATATTATCCCCTGCCATGA
- the COASY gene encoding bifunctional coenzyme A synthase isoform X2, which translates to MSIFRSGLLILTSPLSALSLRLMPILASAARLVQETLYIQLQPGLSLSGASQPRFAYVPATSEVHNLISRLYADADIYRHLDVRILLSNLLNQGANPPFLGSVQNLSQPPEVVLTDYESADGIQSNPIKQRLERYANSCYNCCPKLRSVLLYPDYDLQADNGELSPQEETEKTYEPLQSFSDVVVGGTFDRLHNGHKILLSVSCLLAENRLLIGVSDKDLLENKLLKELILPFEQRLDDLIEFLVDVKPSLLFDINPLYDPFGPSITDANLKCIVVSEETFKGGLSVNKRRAENNLSELVLHKINLAVDPQHARNEEEKISSSSLRYRLLGTLLCAPPKNPSLPSSPYIIGLTGGSGSGKSSVGQYLHRLGAFHLDMDRLGHNIYKPGGPVYQQVIKAFGPGTDEATERYHVASDGSNSKRKDRRGSQAGKGRVCAGCGYVTGGRLVRHGSRGLDSHHSRK; encoded by the exons ATGTCGATTTTCCGTTCCGGTCTACTTATTCTGACATCTCCACTGTCGGCACTTTCTCTACGCTTGATGCCCATTCTTGCTTCAGCTGCCCGGTTGGTACAAGAAACCCTATATATTCAACTGCAGCCAGGACTCAGCTTGTCAGGTGCTTCACAGCCCCGTTTTGCCTATGTTCCTGCCACATCGGAAGTACACAACCTTATCAGCAGGCTGTACGCTGATGCTGACATCTATCGTCATCTTGATGTCCGGATATTGCTCTCCAACCTTCTCAATCAAGGAGCTAACCCTCCGTTCCTAGGATCTGTACAGAATCTTTCCCAGCCACCTGAGGTGGTGCTCACAGACTATGAAAGTGCAGATGGGATACAATCGAATCCTATCAAACAACGCCTAGAACGTTATGCCAACAGTTGCTATAATTGTTGTCCGAAACTGAGGTCTGTTTTACTGTATCCTGACTATGACTTACAAGCTGATAATGGAGAACTGTCCCCACAAGAGGAGACTGAGAAAACATATGAGCCATTGCAAAGTTTCTCTGATGTAGTTGTGGGAGGCACTTTTGATAGACTTCACAATGGTCACAAGATCCTTCTGAGTGTGAGCTGTCTACTGGCAGAAAACCGGCTCCTCATTGGTGTCTCTGACAAAGATCTTTTGGAAA ATAAATTATTAAAGGAGCTGATCCTACCTTTTGAACAACGTCTGGATGACCTTATTGAGTTCCTCGTAGATGTCAAGCCTTCCCTATTATTTGACATTAATCCTCTATATGATCCCTTTGGTCCATCAATCACAGATGCAAACCTGAAGTGCATTGTAGTCAGCGAGGAGACATTCAAGGGTGGTCTTTCTGTCAACAAAAGGAGGGCAGAAAAT AACCTTTCTGAACTGGTTCTCCACAAGATCAATCTGGCTGTTGACCCTCAACATGCCAGAAATGAGGAAGAAAAGATCAGCTCTTCTAGCTTGAGGTACAGACTTCTCGGAACTTTGTTGTGTGCACCTCCG AAAAATCCGTCACTTCCTTCCAGCCCCTACATAATAGGGCTAACAGGTGGATCTGGTAGTGGCAAAAGTTCTGTTGGCCAGTATTTGCATCGACTTGGTGCCTTCCATTTGGATATGGACAGACTGGGACACAACATTTACAAACCAGGTGGTCCTGTATACCAGCAGGTGATAAAAGCATTTGGACCAG GAACAGATGAAGCAACTGAGCGATATCATGTGGCCAGTGATGGCTCAAATagcaaaagaaaagatagaagagGCAGCCAAGCAGG GAAAGGCCGTGTGTGTGCTGGATGCGGCTATGTTACTGGAGGCAGGTTGGTCAGACATGGTTCACGAGGTCTGGACAGTCATCATTCCCGAAAATGA